In a single window of the Pedococcus dokdonensis genome:
- a CDS encoding DUF7059 domain-containing protein codes for MSAPTPAADPVLVARLRADLESVAYTVEAVGELLGPLASAALDREQMIPAQRVTAAAAGPLATLVRLFGLGDAVDIDEAAAALPSLGLDGAAALRLVRQQGPGVVATCDLRPYGEEGRTWWVASDLPELATRAPLSEDHVLGIGGASTTLASWTPRPVVERALDVGTGCGVQALHLGSHARHVTVTDISTRALEFARFNAALNGVEWEVVEGSMLDPVAGQRFGLIVSNPPFVITPRTPDVPLFEYRDGGQAGDTLVADLVRSIGDHLEAGGVAQFLGNWEVVGDTDWRERVRGWVAGTGLDAWIVQRDVQDPAEYAETWSRDGGHHSATTEFATMYAAWLDDFASRGVSAIGFGVITLQRPVGDREPFVDLTEATGPVAAPMGSHVLSGLRARTWLAEHDDDELLAVAWRCADDVVEERHGRPGDDEPAVIQLRQGGGLGRVVRLDTVGAALVSVCDGSLPAGVALSAIAELLGEEADAVRSSALPLLRGLVADGLLV; via the coding sequence ATGAGCGCCCCCACTCCCGCAGCCGACCCCGTGCTCGTCGCCCGCCTCCGTGCCGACCTCGAGTCGGTGGCATACACGGTCGAGGCGGTCGGTGAGCTGCTCGGACCCCTCGCCTCCGCCGCGCTCGACCGCGAGCAGATGATCCCCGCGCAACGTGTCACCGCCGCCGCGGCGGGTCCGCTTGCGACCCTGGTGCGGCTCTTCGGCCTCGGCGACGCCGTCGACATCGACGAGGCGGCGGCAGCGCTGCCCTCGCTCGGGCTCGACGGTGCCGCGGCCCTGCGGCTGGTGCGCCAGCAGGGACCCGGCGTCGTCGCGACCTGCGACCTGCGTCCCTACGGCGAGGAGGGGCGCACCTGGTGGGTGGCCTCCGACCTGCCCGAGCTGGCCACGAGGGCGCCACTGAGCGAGGACCACGTGCTCGGGATCGGGGGCGCCTCGACCACGCTCGCGTCGTGGACTCCGCGGCCGGTCGTGGAGCGCGCCCTCGACGTCGGCACCGGGTGCGGGGTGCAGGCGCTGCACCTCGGCTCGCACGCGCGCCACGTGACGGTCACCGACATCTCGACCAGGGCCCTGGAGTTCGCCCGCTTCAACGCCGCCCTCAACGGCGTCGAGTGGGAGGTCGTCGAGGGATCGATGCTGGATCCCGTTGCGGGACAACGATTCGGACTCATCGTGAGCAACCCGCCCTTCGTCATCACGCCACGCACCCCAGACGTCCCGCTCTTCGAGTACCGCGACGGCGGGCAGGCCGGTGACACCCTCGTGGCCGACCTCGTGCGGTCGATCGGCGACCACCTCGAGGCCGGCGGTGTCGCCCAGTTCCTCGGCAACTGGGAGGTCGTCGGCGACACCGACTGGCGCGAGCGGGTGCGCGGCTGGGTGGCCGGCACCGGGCTCGACGCGTGGATCGTGCAGCGGGACGTGCAGGACCCGGCGGAGTATGCCGAGACGTGGTCGCGCGACGGCGGTCACCACAGCGCGACCACCGAGTTCGCGACGATGTATGCCGCGTGGCTCGACGACTTCGCGTCGCGCGGCGTGAGCGCGATCGGGTTCGGGGTGATCACCCTGCAGCGACCGGTCGGGGACCGCGAGCCGTTCGTCGACCTCACCGAGGCGACCGGTCCGGTGGCGGCGCCGATGGGCTCGCACGTGCTGTCCGGGCTGCGGGCCCGCACCTGGCTGGCCGAGCACGACGACGACGAGCTGCTGGCCGTCGCGTGGCGCTGTGCCGACGACGTCGTGGAGGAGCGCCACGGCCGACCCGGCGACGACGAACCGGCCGTGATCCAGCTCCGTCAGGGGGGCGGGCTCGGGCGCGTGGTGCGGCTCGACACCGTGGGCGCCGCGCTGGTGAGCGTCTGCGACGGGTCGCTGCCGGCCGGCGTCGCGCTGTCCGCGATCGCCGAGCTGCTGGGCGAGGAGGCTGACGCCGTGCGGTCGTCGGCACTCCCGCTGCTGCGGGGGCTCGTCGCCGACGGCCTCCTCGTCTGA
- a CDS encoding TetR/AcrR family transcriptional regulator, with protein sequence MSPRAPAMAPDDRRASIIAATIPLLRDKGRGISTREIAKAAGIAEGTIFRVFETKDEIIHACVHEAFDTAAVQAELGAIDLDLPLHDRLAAAVTVMQKHLQGIFALMSVLQSSGQPLHRPMDPNALRRRQEGTTALDNAFIALIGEDVDRLRIPVRNFIGYLRMLTLSSVHPMLDGQDSTATELVDVVLEGALDRTAPPSRTTQSRTTTQSRTTTQSRTTTQSRTTTQSRTTRGKN encoded by the coding sequence ATGTCACCTCGCGCCCCCGCGATGGCCCCGGACGACCGCCGGGCCTCGATCATCGCCGCCACCATCCCGCTGCTGCGGGACAAGGGTCGCGGCATCAGCACCCGCGAGATCGCCAAGGCGGCCGGGATCGCCGAGGGCACCATCTTCCGGGTCTTCGAAACCAAGGACGAGATCATCCACGCCTGCGTGCACGAGGCGTTCGACACGGCCGCAGTGCAGGCCGAGCTCGGCGCGATCGACCTCGACCTGCCCCTGCACGACCGGCTCGCCGCCGCCGTCACCGTGATGCAGAAGCACCTGCAGGGGATCTTCGCGCTGATGTCCGTCCTGCAGTCGAGCGGCCAGCCACTGCACCGGCCGATGGACCCCAACGCCCTGCGCCGTCGCCAGGAGGGGACCACCGCCCTCGACAACGCGTTCATCGCCCTCATCGGCGAGGACGTCGACCGCCTGCGCATCCCGGTCCGCAACTTCATCGGCTACCTGCGGATGCTCACGCTCTCCAGCGTCCACCCGATGCTCGACGGCCAGGACTCCACCGCGACCGAGCTCGTCGACGTCGTCCTCGAGGGCGCGCTCGACCGCACCGCCCCGCCGTCCCGCACCACGCAGTCCCGCACCACCACGCAGTCCCGCACCACCACGCAGTCCCGCACCACCACGCAGTCCCGCACCACCACGCAGTCCCGCACCACGAGGGGGAAGAACTAG
- a CDS encoding ABC transporter ATP-binding protein: protein MLIRIIRDYLRPYQGLVVVLVALQLVGTMASLYLPSLNGKIIDLGVAKGDTGFIVRTGGWMLAVSLVQIVATVAATYLGAKSAAGLGRDLRAGIFARVGDFSAQEVSRFGAPTLISRNTNDVTQVQTVVFMGAAMMVSAPIMMVGGIIMALREDVGLSWLVAVAVPALALSVALVIRRMIPQFRLMQESVDWVNRVLREQITGIRVVRAFVREEHEEARFGEANTQYTGTALAVGRLMAMIFPIVMLIFNASTVAVLWFGSHRVENGQMQIGELTAFMSYLMQILMSVMMATFMSMMIPRATVSAGRITEVLDTDSTVVQPTAPVAIPRTGTTVELRDVEFCYPGADVPVLQGVSMTAEPGRTTAIIGSTGAGKSTLLSLIPRLYDVTGGSVRLGGVDVREAALEDVWSRIGLVPQKPYLFTGTVASNLRYGDSAATDDELWDALRIAQADDFVRAMPQGLDSPIAQGGTNVSGGQRQRLAIARALVAKPEVFLFDDSFSALDLSTDARLRSALRPVTRHTAVIVVAQRVSTIIDADHIVVLDDGKVVGAGRHDELLETCPTYVEIVESQRSAEEAAA from the coding sequence GTGCTCATCCGGATCATCCGCGACTACCTCAGGCCCTACCAGGGACTGGTCGTCGTGCTCGTCGCGCTCCAGCTCGTCGGCACCATGGCGTCGCTCTACCTGCCCAGCCTCAACGGCAAGATCATCGACCTCGGCGTTGCCAAGGGAGACACCGGCTTCATCGTGCGCACCGGCGGCTGGATGCTGGCCGTCTCGCTCGTCCAGATCGTCGCCACCGTCGCGGCGACCTACCTCGGGGCCAAGTCGGCGGCCGGACTCGGCCGCGACCTGCGGGCCGGGATCTTCGCGCGCGTCGGCGACTTCTCGGCGCAGGAGGTGTCGCGGTTCGGCGCCCCGACGCTGATCTCCCGCAACACCAACGACGTCACGCAGGTGCAGACGGTCGTCTTCATGGGCGCCGCGATGATGGTCTCCGCGCCGATCATGATGGTCGGCGGGATCATCATGGCGCTGCGCGAGGACGTCGGGCTGTCCTGGCTGGTGGCCGTCGCCGTGCCGGCGCTCGCCCTGTCCGTCGCCCTGGTGATCCGCAGGATGATCCCGCAGTTCCGGCTCATGCAGGAGTCCGTCGACTGGGTCAACCGGGTGCTGCGTGAGCAGATCACCGGCATCCGCGTGGTCCGCGCCTTCGTCCGGGAGGAGCACGAGGAGGCCCGCTTCGGCGAGGCCAACACCCAGTACACCGGCACCGCGCTCGCGGTCGGCCGGCTGATGGCGATGATCTTCCCGATCGTCATGCTGATCTTCAACGCCTCCACGGTCGCGGTCCTGTGGTTCGGCTCGCACCGGGTCGAGAACGGCCAGATGCAGATCGGCGAGCTGACCGCCTTCATGAGCTACCTCATGCAGATCCTCATGTCGGTGATGATGGCGACCTTCATGTCGATGATGATCCCGCGCGCCACGGTCTCGGCCGGACGCATCACCGAGGTGCTCGACACCGACTCCACGGTCGTCCAGCCGACGGCTCCGGTGGCAATCCCGCGCACCGGCACCACGGTCGAGCTGCGCGACGTCGAGTTCTGCTACCCCGGCGCGGACGTGCCTGTCCTGCAAGGGGTTTCGATGACCGCTGAGCCGGGCCGGACGACGGCCATCATCGGCAGCACCGGCGCCGGCAAGTCGACGCTGCTCTCGCTGATCCCGAGGCTCTACGACGTCACGGGCGGTTCGGTCCGCCTGGGCGGGGTGGACGTCCGCGAGGCGGCGCTCGAGGACGTCTGGTCCCGGATCGGGCTGGTCCCGCAGAAGCCCTACCTCTTCACCGGCACGGTGGCCTCCAACCTGCGCTACGGCGACTCCGCCGCGACCGACGACGAGCTCTGGGACGCGCTGCGGATCGCCCAGGCCGACGACTTCGTGCGCGCCATGCCGCAGGGCCTCGACTCCCCGATCGCCCAGGGCGGCACCAACGTGTCGGGTGGCCAGCGCCAGCGGCTGGCCATCGCGCGGGCACTGGTGGCCAAGCCGGAGGTGTTCCTCTTCGACGACAGCTTCTCCGCCCTCGACCTGTCCACGGACGCGCGGCTCCGGTCCGCACTCCGGCCGGTCACCCGGCATACCGCGGTCATCGTGGTGGCCCAACGGGTCTCGACGATCATCGACGCCGACCACATCGTCGTCCTCGACGACGGCAAGGTGGTCGGGGCCGGCCGTCACGACGAGCTGCTCGAGACGTGTCCGACGTACGTCGAGATCGTCGAGTCCCAGCGATCTGCAGAGGAGGCCGCGGCATGA
- a CDS encoding ABC transporter ATP-binding protein — MSSGEGVKTEEEKAAEARRGPGANAAQRRGPMSMGMPAEKSQDFLPSAKRLLGLLRPERTSLYAVLALVVGSVSLNAVGPKILGRATDLIFAGFIGKQLPETATREQVVQGLRAQGQDKQADLLAKLDHLRPGFGIDFGAVGRVLLLVLALYALASVLSWAMGWILTGAVNRTIFNLRRDVEDKLNRLPLPYFDGQPRGELLSRVTNDIDNVAQSMQQTLSQMLTSLLTVVAMVAMMLYISPLLALIALVTIPISMFVTAAIGKRSQKHFVQQWKSTGELNSIVEETFTGHQLVKVFGREDEVRASFKAKNDDLFDAGFGAQFISGIIMPTMMFIGNLNYVVIAVVGGLRVASGTMSLGDVQAFIQYSRQFTQPLTQVASMANLLQSGVASAERVFEVLDAPEQRADATAPTTLDDPHGQVRFEDVSFSYDPEKPLIQHLDLCVEPGQTVAIVGPTGAGKTTLVNLIMRFYELDAGRITLDGVDITQLTRHNLRSEIGMVLQDTWLFGGTIRDNIAYGRPGASEEEVVAAARATYVDRFVHSLPDGYDTVLDAEGGNISAGEKQLITIARAFLSDPALLILDEATSSVDTRTELLVQQAMSALRHDRTSFVIAHRLSTIRDADVILVMRDGQIVEQGSHEELLASGGAYAELYAAQFSGAAIDVDTGEAPAPDLAGAKV, encoded by the coding sequence ATGAGCAGCGGTGAAGGTGTGAAGACGGAGGAGGAGAAGGCCGCCGAGGCGCGCCGCGGCCCGGGGGCGAACGCCGCCCAGCGTCGTGGCCCGATGTCGATGGGGATGCCGGCCGAGAAGTCGCAGGACTTCCTGCCGTCGGCCAAGCGACTGCTCGGACTGCTGCGCCCCGAGCGCACCTCCCTGTATGCCGTGCTGGCGCTGGTCGTCGGCAGCGTCTCCCTCAACGCCGTGGGCCCGAAGATCCTGGGCCGCGCGACCGACCTGATCTTCGCGGGGTTCATCGGCAAGCAGCTGCCGGAGACCGCCACGCGCGAGCAGGTCGTGCAGGGGCTGCGAGCGCAGGGTCAGGACAAGCAGGCCGACCTGCTCGCCAAGCTCGACCACCTGCGGCCGGGCTTCGGCATCGACTTCGGCGCCGTCGGCCGGGTGCTGCTCCTGGTGCTCGCGCTCTACGCGCTGGCCAGCGTGCTGTCGTGGGCGATGGGCTGGATCCTCACCGGCGCCGTGAACCGCACCATCTTCAACCTGCGTCGCGACGTCGAGGACAAGCTCAACCGGTTGCCGCTGCCCTACTTCGACGGACAGCCACGCGGTGAGCTGCTGAGCCGGGTCACCAACGACATCGACAACGTCGCGCAGAGCATGCAGCAGACGCTGAGCCAGATGCTGACTTCGCTGCTCACGGTGGTCGCGATGGTGGCGATGATGCTCTACATCTCGCCGCTGCTGGCGCTGATCGCGCTGGTCACGATCCCGATCTCGATGTTCGTCACGGCGGCCATCGGCAAGCGTTCGCAGAAGCACTTCGTGCAGCAGTGGAAGAGCACCGGTGAGCTCAACAGCATCGTCGAGGAGACGTTCACCGGCCACCAGCTGGTCAAGGTCTTCGGTCGTGAGGACGAGGTCCGCGCCTCCTTCAAGGCCAAGAACGACGACCTCTTCGACGCTGGCTTCGGCGCGCAGTTCATCAGCGGCATCATCATGCCGACGATGATGTTCATCGGGAACCTCAACTACGTCGTCATAGCGGTGGTCGGCGGTCTGCGGGTCGCGAGCGGCACGATGAGCCTCGGTGACGTGCAGGCGTTCATCCAGTACTCGCGCCAGTTCACCCAGCCGCTGACCCAGGTCGCGTCGATGGCGAACCTCCTGCAGTCCGGAGTCGCCTCTGCCGAAAGGGTTTTCGAGGTACTCGACGCCCCTGAGCAGCGAGCCGACGCAACCGCGCCCACCACCCTCGACGACCCCCACGGCCAGGTGCGGTTCGAGGACGTGTCGTTCTCCTACGACCCCGAGAAGCCGCTGATCCAGCACCTCGACCTCTGCGTCGAGCCGGGCCAGACCGTCGCGATCGTCGGGCCGACCGGCGCCGGCAAGACCACCCTGGTCAACCTGATCATGCGGTTCTACGAGCTCGACGCCGGCCGGATCACCCTCGACGGTGTCGACATCACCCAGCTGACCCGGCACAACCTGCGCAGCGAGATCGGCATGGTCCTGCAGGACACCTGGCTGTTCGGCGGCACGATCCGCGACAACATCGCGTACGGCCGTCCGGGTGCGAGCGAGGAGGAGGTCGTCGCTGCGGCGAGGGCCACCTACGTCGACCGGTTCGTGCACTCGTTGCCGGACGGCTACGACACGGTGCTCGACGCCGAGGGCGGCAACATCAGCGCGGGTGAGAAGCAGCTGATCACGATCGCGCGGGCCTTCCTGTCCGACCCGGCCCTGCTGATCCTCGACGAGGCGACCAGCTCGGTCGACACCCGCACCGAGCTGCTCGTGCAGCAGGCGATGTCAGCCCTGCGGCACGACCGCACCAGCTTCGTCATCGCGCACCGGCTCTCGACGATCCGCGACGCCGACGTCATCCTCGTGATGCGCGACGGCCAGATCGTCGAGCAGGGTTCGCACGAGGAGCTGCTCGCCAGTGGTGGTGCCTACGCCGAGCTGTACGCGGCGCAGTTCAGCGGTGCGGCGATCGACGTCGACACCGGGGAGGCCCCGGCCCCCGACCTGGCCGGCGCCAAGGTCTAG
- a CDS encoding NHL repeat-containing protein: protein MDKPTRTALRRLSRRSLAGAVTAVLGLSTGLLLATTSPAVAHGDHHRHQHGHHAGHRAQEVALPDGLRPEGITSGPGSRYFVGSLADGRIVTGDLRTGSSATLLPGAAGRQLRGLYWDSRSNLVWAVGNVAAEAHIWAVDARRGTVRQDTVVPGARFLNDLVVTRDAVWATDSRVDRLTVLGLGRHGTPTGTAPVFLPLTGDWPAGDGVANNANGIRQLKDGSAILNNSRVGGLWRVDPDSGIVTQVPVSGGPGIIGGDGLELDGRTLYNVRGSGQAEVSVLTLARRHGTWTATWRGALSDPRLDVPSTATLVGRTLWAVNARFGVASPDTAPYWITPLPTR, encoded by the coding sequence ATGGACAAACCGACACGTACCGCACTGCGTCGTCTCTCTCGTCGCTCCCTCGCCGGAGCGGTCACCGCTGTCCTCGGGCTCTCGACCGGCCTGCTCCTGGCGACCACCTCCCCCGCTGTCGCTCACGGTGACCACCACCGACATCAGCACGGCCACCACGCCGGTCACCGCGCGCAGGAGGTCGCCCTGCCGGACGGGCTGCGGCCCGAGGGCATCACCTCCGGACCCGGCTCCCGCTACTTCGTCGGCTCACTGGCCGACGGGCGCATCGTCACCGGCGACCTGCGCACCGGGTCGTCGGCCACCCTCCTGCCCGGAGCCGCCGGGCGGCAGCTGCGCGGCCTCTACTGGGACTCGCGCAGCAACCTCGTCTGGGCCGTCGGCAACGTCGCCGCGGAAGCGCACATCTGGGCCGTCGACGCCCGGCGCGGCACGGTCCGCCAGGACACCGTCGTGCCCGGTGCCCGGTTCCTCAACGACCTCGTGGTCACGCGCGACGCCGTCTGGGCGACCGACTCCCGCGTCGACCGGCTGACCGTGTTGGGTCTCGGCCGGCACGGCACCCCCACCGGAACGGCTCCTGTCTTCCTCCCGCTCACGGGTGACTGGCCGGCCGGCGACGGGGTCGCCAACAACGCCAACGGGATCCGTCAGCTCAAGGACGGCTCGGCCATCCTCAACAACAGCCGCGTGGGCGGGTTGTGGCGGGTCGACCCGGACAGTGGCATCGTCACGCAGGTCCCGGTCTCCGGCGGGCCGGGCATCATCGGCGGCGACGGCCTCGAGCTCGACGGCCGCACCCTCTACAACGTGCGTGGCAGTGGCCAGGCCGAGGTGTCGGTCCTGACCCTTGCACGGCGGCACGGCACGTGGACCGCCACATGGCGGGGTGCGCTGTCCGACCCGCGGCTCGACGTCCCGTCGACCGCAACCCTCGTAGGCCGCACCTTGTGGGCGGTCAACGCCCGGTTCGGCGTCGCCTCCCCCGACACCGCCCCCTACTGGATCACCCCGCTGCCCACCCGCTGA
- a CDS encoding sodium:solute symporter family protein, whose protein sequence is MNALVPLALPAAEPLIDANWLDYTLVAIYFAFVLGIGVMARRSVSDSIDFFLSGRSLPAWVTGLAFISANLGAVEIMGMSANGAEIGLPTVHYFWVGAIPAMLFLGVVMMPFYYGSKVRSVPEFMFRRFGTGAHLVNAISFAFAQLLIAGVNLYLLGSIVHALLGWPLWVALIVAAAIVLSYITLGGLSAAIYNEVLQFFVIVASLLPLTLIGLHRVGGYGGLKDKIEAFASSAPAGAKVAPAAQQLESWPGQALSGFDSPFWSVVGIVFGLGFVLSFGYWTTNFVEVQRAMASKSISAARKTPIIGAFPKMFVPFLVIFPGMVAGVLVKEIMDLKNGGSPPGGASGEGVKYNDALLLLMRDILPNGLLGLAIAGLLAAFMAGMAANISAFNTVFSYDLWQRYIRKDHSDDYYLRIGRLATVAATLIAIFTATLASSFSNIMDYLQTLFGFFNAPLFATFILGMFWKRMTPTAGWVGLASGTLSAVLVAFLSEDAFGSASQGVIPLSGQGASFVAASTAFVVDIVLSIVVSMATQPKPASELKGLVYSETPKEDLVDPEEASLPWYQRTIPLAGIALVMVLVLNFAF, encoded by the coding sequence ATGAACGCCCTCGTCCCCCTCGCCCTTCCGGCCGCAGAGCCGTTGATCGACGCGAACTGGCTCGACTACACCCTGGTCGCGATCTACTTCGCGTTCGTGCTGGGCATCGGTGTCATGGCCAGGCGCTCGGTCTCCGACTCGATCGACTTCTTCCTGTCCGGGCGTTCGCTGCCCGCGTGGGTGACCGGTCTGGCGTTCATCTCGGCCAACCTGGGTGCCGTCGAGATCATGGGGATGTCCGCCAACGGTGCGGAGATCGGCCTCCCGACGGTGCACTACTTCTGGGTGGGCGCGATCCCGGCCATGCTCTTCCTCGGTGTCGTGATGATGCCGTTCTACTACGGCTCCAAGGTCCGCTCGGTGCCGGAGTTCATGTTCCGGCGGTTCGGCACCGGGGCGCACCTGGTCAACGCGATCAGCTTCGCGTTCGCCCAGCTGCTGATTGCCGGTGTGAACCTTTACCTGCTCGGCTCGATCGTGCACGCGCTGCTCGGCTGGCCGCTCTGGGTGGCGCTGATCGTGGCGGCCGCGATCGTGCTCTCCTACATCACCCTCGGTGGGCTCTCCGCGGCCATCTACAACGAGGTGCTCCAGTTCTTCGTGATCGTCGCGTCGCTCCTGCCGCTGACCCTGATCGGCCTGCACCGCGTCGGCGGCTACGGCGGGCTCAAGGACAAGATCGAGGCCTTCGCGAGCTCCGCGCCCGCGGGGGCCAAGGTCGCCCCCGCAGCGCAGCAGCTGGAGTCCTGGCCGGGGCAGGCGCTCTCCGGCTTCGACTCGCCGTTCTGGTCAGTCGTCGGCATCGTCTTCGGTCTCGGCTTCGTGCTGTCCTTCGGCTACTGGACGACGAACTTCGTCGAGGTGCAGCGCGCGATGGCCTCGAAGTCCATCTCCGCGGCGCGCAAGACGCCGATCATCGGCGCCTTCCCCAAGATGTTCGTGCCGTTCCTCGTCATCTTCCCGGGCATGGTCGCCGGGGTGCTGGTCAAGGAGATCATGGACCTCAAGAACGGTGGGTCCCCGCCGGGTGGTGCCAGCGGCGAGGGAGTGAAGTACAACGACGCGCTCCTGCTGCTGATGCGCGACATCCTCCCCAACGGCCTGCTCGGCCTGGCCATCGCGGGTCTGTTGGCCGCGTTCATGGCCGGCATGGCCGCGAACATCTCGGCCTTCAACACGGTGTTCAGCTACGACCTGTGGCAGCGCTACATCCGCAAGGACCACAGCGACGACTACTACCTGCGGATCGGTCGCCTCGCCACGGTCGCGGCGACCCTCATCGCGATCTTCACGGCCACGCTGGCGAGCAGCTTCTCGAACATCATGGACTACCTCCAGACGCTGTTCGGGTTCTTCAACGCTCCGCTGTTCGCCACGTTCATCCTCGGCATGTTCTGGAAGCGGATGACCCCGACCGCAGGCTGGGTCGGCCTCGCGAGTGGCACGCTCTCGGCGGTGCTGGTGGCCTTCCTGTCGGAGGACGCCTTCGGCTCGGCCAGCCAAGGCGTCATCCCCCTCTCGGGGCAGGGCGCGAGCTTCGTGGCCGCCTCGACCGCGTTCGTCGTCGACATCGTGCTCAGCATCGTGGTGAGCATGGCGACCCAGCCGAAACCGGCGTCCGAGCTCAAGGGCCTGGTCTACTCCGAGACGCCCAAGGAGGACCTGGTCGACCCGGAGGAAGCCAGCCTGCCGTGGTACCAGCGCACCATCCCCTTGGCCGGGATCGCGCTCGTCATGGTCCTCGTCCTCAACTTCGCGTTCTAA
- a CDS encoding MFS transporter, producing the protein MRELPGWVRWLLLGRFVNALGSMAWVFIPLYLVSDRGLSEGAAGSIAAVWGLGMIAGNLAGGSVGDRFGLRPTLALASLASAIGCLLVPFTPTATLAVVLFLMGALGGVGRPVSFALVTSALPTEHRRQATAWMRAVNNAGTVLGPPLGGLLAVHHFGAIFVIDAAASLMMLGVVLFVVPRAARVPLPDGTPTRLLAALRQDPRFVLLLLTVVAADTAYRFAYSAVPWQLDALGAAPWVYGTTISLNCALIVLFEPWLAHRLRDRAPERLIALGFLLVGIGWVVVAPSPGVVVVLAAVAVVTAGEMLYKPTATAHASDRAPDGMHGRYQSLYGAASIGGTVIAPPLAGALFEVSPRLMWVCGGVLGIAAAAVLAFTAGSVRRGPARRSPMQKAS; encoded by the coding sequence GTGAGGGAGCTGCCGGGCTGGGTCCGGTGGCTGCTGCTCGGCCGGTTCGTCAACGCGCTGGGCTCGATGGCCTGGGTGTTCATCCCGCTCTACCTCGTCTCCGACCGCGGTCTGAGCGAGGGTGCCGCCGGGTCGATCGCGGCGGTCTGGGGCCTGGGCATGATCGCCGGCAACCTGGCGGGCGGCTCGGTCGGTGACCGGTTCGGACTGCGCCCGACCTTGGCCCTGGCCTCGCTCGCGTCGGCGATCGGCTGCCTGCTGGTGCCGTTCACCCCCACGGCGACGCTCGCGGTGGTGCTCTTCCTGATGGGTGCGCTCGGCGGCGTGGGCCGACCGGTGTCGTTCGCGCTCGTCACGAGCGCGCTGCCGACCGAGCACCGTCGGCAGGCCACCGCGTGGATGCGCGCCGTCAACAACGCGGGCACCGTCCTCGGCCCTCCCCTTGGTGGGCTGCTGGCGGTGCACCACTTCGGCGCCATCTTCGTGATCGACGCAGCCGCGAGCCTGATGATGCTGGGGGTCGTGCTCTTCGTGGTCCCGCGCGCGGCGCGCGTCCCGCTCCCGGACGGCACGCCGACCCGCCTGCTCGCGGCGCTGCGGCAGGACCCGCGCTTCGTCCTGCTCCTGCTCACGGTCGTCGCGGCCGACACGGCCTACCGGTTCGCCTACTCCGCCGTGCCGTGGCAGCTCGACGCCCTCGGCGCGGCACCGTGGGTCTACGGCACCACCATCTCCCTCAACTGTGCGCTCATCGTGCTGTTCGAGCCGTGGCTCGCGCACCGGTTGCGAGACCGTGCGCCGGAGCGTCTCATCGCGCTGGGCTTCCTGCTGGTCGGCATCGGCTGGGTCGTCGTCGCGCCCTCGCCCGGCGTCGTCGTGGTGCTCGCAGCAGTCGCCGTCGTCACCGCCGGCGAGATGCTCTACAAGCCGACGGCCACCGCCCATGCGTCCGACCGCGCCCCTGACGGGATGCACGGCCGCTACCAGAGCCTCTACGGCGCGGCGTCGATCGGTGGCACGGTCATCGCGCCACCCCTGGCCGGTGCCCTCTTCGAGGTGAGTCCGCGGCTGATGTGGGTGTGCGGTGGAGTCCTCGGCATCGCCGCCGCAGCCGTCCTCGCCTTCACCGCAGGTTCCGTCCGACGCGGCCCGGCCCGGCGCTCACCCATGCAAAAGGCGAGTTAG
- a CDS encoding VOC family protein — protein sequence MITALHTLVYAHDPAAARDFFRDVLRFPATDTGGGWLIFRTGPSELAAHPSSWEHGGETGGTDQRFDLSLMCDDLPTTMAELEERGAEFEGGVVEQPWGTTVRLVVPGAGTMTLYQPRYDPPALGTSELEAMW from the coding sequence ATGATCACCGCCCTGCACACCCTGGTCTACGCGCACGACCCGGCCGCTGCCCGCGACTTCTTCCGCGACGTCCTGCGCTTCCCCGCCACCGACACCGGCGGTGGCTGGCTGATCTTCCGCACCGGCCCGAGCGAGCTCGCGGCCCACCCGTCCAGCTGGGAGCACGGCGGCGAGACCGGCGGGACGGACCAGCGCTTCGACCTGTCGCTGATGTGCGACGACCTCCCCACCACGATGGCCGAGCTCGAGGAGCGTGGCGCCGAGTTCGAGGGTGGGGTCGTCGAGCAGCCGTGGGGCACGACGGTCCGGCTGGTGGTGCCCGGCGCAGGGACGATGACCCTCTACCAGCCGCGCTACGACCCGCCGGCCCTCGGCACGAGCGAGCTCGAGGCCATGTGGTGA